Within Acinetobacter sp. LoGeW2-3, the genomic segment CGTGCCCAAATTGTCGTGAAATCAATTGGTAAGCAGTTTGCCAATGTGGGTGTTGTGGCAGGGGCAACCATCCTCGGTGATGGTCAGGTTTGTCTGATTCTGGATGGACAGAATATTGCCCGTCAGGTTCAGGCGACTCAGCGTATCAAACAGGTATCTGATCAACAGGATCTGTCACGTCGTGGTAATGCACGCCGTCTGGTGATGATTGTCGATGACTCCGTAACTGTACGTAAGGTAACGTCGCGTCTGCTAGAACGTCAGGGTTATGACATTGTCACTGCCAAAGATGGTGTTGATGCAATTGAACAGCTAGAAAATGTCCGTCCAGACCTGATGCTGCTAGATATCGAAATGCCACGTATGGATGGTTTCGAAGTGACCAACCTGGTTCGTCACCACGATATTCATCGCAACTTACCGATTATCATGATTACCTCACGTACGGGTGAGAAGCATCGTGAACGTGCCTTCAGCCTTGGCGTAACGCACTATATGGGCAAACCGTTCCAGGAAGCGGAACTGCTTGCCAATGTTCAAGAATTAATTGCTGCTCAACAGGGGTAATGAATGAATAGTCAAACTAAGGTGAACGCCGTATCGGCTGACAAGATCAGCCAGCAGGAGCTACAGCATCTCATTACCGTGTCTACGGGATTCATTGATGCGTATATCATCGACTGTCATGGTAAGGATCCGATGTTGCTGCCGCAGAACATTGTCCTGTCAGCACTAGATAGTGCGACACAGGTAAAAACTGTAGAGTGGCACGATGCGCAGCTACCAGTATATGCAGTGAATGATCCAGAGCGTAAGAATGGTGTTGCGTTAGTCATTGAAGGGGATGAGGCCAATCAGCGCTTTGCCCTGATGTGCAATGAAATGCCGAAGACCATTCGTTTACGTATTTCGGAAATTGTCGATGATGAACGAGAAGTCGAAGATCCGGCAATTTTCCAATATGTTCGTATGGGCGAGAAGATGTACCATATTCCGCAAATGGCACATATTCAGTCCTTCGTCGGTCTATAAGCTAAGGTGATAAAAAAGGAACTCAATTGAGTTCCTTTTTTATTTTGATCATTCCAGTTTGACTTAATTAGCCAACAGGTTAATCAGGATTTTTTCATAAATCTCAGCCAGTGGCTCGAGATCGGCAATATCGACATGCTCATTGATCTGGTGAATCGTTGCATTCAATACACCTAATTCAAGTACTTGCGCACCTGTAGGCGCAATAAAACGACCATCAGATGTACCGCCAGAAGTGGATAGTTCGGTTTCAGTACCAGTGACATCCCGAATCGCATCTTTAGCTGCATTTACCAAATCACCTACTGGGGTCAGGAATGGCAGACCTGATAAAGTCCATGAAATATCGTAATCGACGCCATGACGATCCAGAATTTCTAAGGTACGTGCTTTTAATTCATCCGCTGTTACTTCAGTTGAATAACGCCAGTTGCACAGCAAATTCATGGTACCAGGAACAACATTGGTAGCACCCGTACCGGCATTGATATTTGAAATCTGGAAAGAGGTCGCTGGGAAGTATTCATTACCATTATCCCAGACGGTTTCACACAGCTCAGCAATGGCTTTAGAGGCTGTATGAATTGGATTCACTGCCAGATGTGGATAAGCAACATGACCTTGTTTACCCTTAACCGTTAGGTTGGCATTCAATGAACCACGACGACCATTTTTGACAATATCACCAAGTGTATTGGTACTTGAAGGTTCGCCCACCAGACACCAGGTGATTTTCTCATCACGTGCTTCCAAGGTCTCGATAACTTTCACTGTGCCATTAATTGATGGGCCTTCTTCGTCAGAAGTAATCAGGTAAGCAATTGAACCTTTGTGATCTGGATATTTCTCAATAAAACGCTCAGTCGCCACTACCATCGCTGCCAAAGCAGTTTTCATATCTGCACTGCCACGACCATACAGCTTGCCATCACGAATTTCTGGCAGGAAAGGATCAGAATTCCACGCATCCAGATTGCCTGTAGGCACGACATCAGTATGCCCCGCAAAACAGAACACTGGACCTTCTGTACCTTTACGTGCCCAGATATTGTCCACATCTTCAAAGCGCATAGATTCGATGTTAAAACCTACCTTTTTCAAGCGTTCTGCCATAATGTTCTGGCAATCATGATCGACTGGAGTAACGGAAGGCTGACGTAATAACTGCAGGCTTAAATCGAGAGTCGCGGAAGATGTCATAAGATTCATTCGTAAATCGAGAATATTGTGTGCCCTATGATAGGCGAAGACACGGTAACTTGTGAATCACAGACATAAAAAAACCCTGACAATGACAGGGTTCTTTTACTAAAGCAATAAGATTAGTTGCGGCGGATTTCATCAGAAGTTTTTTCTGCTGTACCAGTCACGGCTTCACCAGCTTTAGACACATCTTTACCAACGCCTTTCATGGTATTACAACCTGTAAGTACAAATGCCAAGATTAAAGAAGTAGCTAGAATTTTTTTCATCATCATCTCCGTATTATCAATAATAAAATTATTATGATGTGGGAGTTAGATTAGAAAATATACGACCGAAAAAATATGTGGTTTTCATAGTTCTTCGGTAAATTAATGTAATAGTTATCAAATTTTTCCGTAAATGGCTTAGATCAGGGTTGGTATTCGGAACATATAGAAATCTCCCTTCAGCGCCGATTTATATAAGCCATTGGTCCACCACTGTGGATAGTCACTGCTCATATGCAGGTTCGGATAGATCCATTCATGCCGTTGCAGGCGATAGAAACCTTTTTCTCGTGGTGGAATCTGATAGCCCCAGCTACCCATACGCCGTCTTGTGTTAACCCAGCTTGGTATTGATGCAGTATGATGAATGGGTAAATACAGCTGTCCCTT encodes:
- the dapE gene encoding succinyl-diaminopimelate desuccinylase, with the protein product MTSSATLDLSLQLLRQPSVTPVDHDCQNIMAERLKKVGFNIESMRFEDVDNIWARKGTEGPVFCFAGHTDVVPTGNLDAWNSDPFLPEIRDGKLYGRGSADMKTALAAMVVATERFIEKYPDHKGSIAYLITSDEEGPSINGTVKVIETLEARDEKITWCLVGEPSSTNTLGDIVKNGRRGSLNANLTVKGKQGHVAYPHLAVNPIHTASKAIAELCETVWDNGNEYFPATSFQISNINAGTGATNVVPGTMNLLCNWRYSTEVTADELKARTLEILDRHGVDYDISWTLSGLPFLTPVGDLVNAAKDAIRDVTGTETELSTSGGTSDGRFIAPTGAQVLELGVLNATIHQINEHVDIADLEPLAEIYEKILINLLAN
- a CDS encoding entericidin A/B family lipoprotein — its product is MKKILATSLILAFVLTGCNTMKGVGKDVSKAGEAVTGTAEKTSDEIRRN